Within the Salvia hispanica cultivar TCC Black 2014 chromosome 4, UniMelb_Shisp_WGS_1.0, whole genome shotgun sequence genome, the region actcGTCTAGGGATGGAAATCtatgaacaaaaataacattttttttcataaattttcatcCCTAGATGAAttatcacccctaccaaacacgttgtatataaataaatacataacgAAATAGATGATGGTAAAAATACCAGTGCACATGTCTGGCCTAATGAATTCCACAGAATCCCAAGACTACACGCATGTTTGGTCCTTTCCTAGTCTAAATATTCATGAAACATTTTGAAATATTGTAATCAAGTAGGAgtactttaataatttatcgATAGTACATGTACTAAGGTGACATTCTTTTAATGGTACAAGTAAATAATAGTATGCATTATTGCTTGAAAGTCAATACTTGGTCAGCCTTTTTCTGCAGTTTTGTGTTTTGCGTTTTGCGTAGCGTGACatcttcaatttcaaattccaCACTCAAGTGAAACTGTCAATCGAAAAGGGAAAATAAGCATAAATTAATAGGAAGCTGtgtattttcaataatattatatgatgtacatataattctatttttggactTTGATTATTAATATACACAGAGATATGTGAcataatttaactaatttagaTTTGATTTCAGGTACCCGTTGATCAACCGTGTGTGGCATTAAGCATGATAAACAGCGTGATAACCAATTCTAAATAGATGGCCTCCTTCAAGAACTGGTAGAATGTGTTGACataggaattaaataaattatcataataatatCCCTCTTGTAATTgcaaatatattatttgtacTCTATGATTATTTGTTTAGCAATGATGTATATTTATTAGACGTCTTGTTTATGTGCAATATCTTAATCTCTGCTTTGTTTAACGTACTCATAGAGATTATATCTtggtactattttatctaCAAAACCGAACACTAttataaaagagagaatatatCCGCCTTGAATAGATACTGAAAGCAGTTGAAATGTTGAATAACATAAGGTGAcgaattatttttaaacagGTTATAATCGATATgcattttcttcaataataaaGAAAGTTGTAAATGGGCCTACTTTTGAAAGGATATGAACTCAAGCCTCTTATCAACTGGGCCTAGTCTTTGATTCAAATATACAAATCCTTACCATTGATCAGGcagaaaatatattacatattACACACATACAACCTCAATTGGATCCTATAAAAATTGTGCAGTGTTCAATCCGAGTAACTGGattgatcatatatataaatacaaaaattcgTGAAAAAGACTGCAAAACTTTTCAAGGAATACAACACCGAAAACGTAACATCATTCTATCTTCTCTATGATCTCCAACCTGGTTTTTCTTTTCCAGCCTTTCATGGTTGCCACCAGGTTGATAAGCCCCACTATTTGACTCTTACTATATTCCTGCACAATCAAAAGCATATATAAGATTCATCAGACCCATTTAGTTAGACTCATAATAAGCTAAGATATTATACCGGATGAGCACGCGACCAGTGGACATACTCGGTTTCTGGAAGGTAGTATGCCTGCGTATAAAGTGACAACGGCTAAGTGGTTGGAAACTCAACACAGATATATCTATATTTGTATCTATATTTAAAGGATAAATATATCTGTCAACCTTGATGAAAGTTTCTACTATCTGCAATTTTGGCTGTACATCAATTGAGACAAAATGCTTTAGGCCATTTATTAGAACCTGGAAGAGGAGTAGTCCAAATCAAATAAGGAAAACAAACCATAAATCGTATCATGGAAGTGGGAAGTAAAATGGTACCTGAAGATCCAGTGACATGAGTGCCCGTCCTTCATCAGTACACCTCTTCACCCTAGATAGGCCCTCGATCAGAGTTTCAGCAACATTTTCAACTCCATATTCTAGGAGGAGATCTTGAACCTGGTATAGAACCGACATCAGTGACTTTGCATATCCACATGGATACGAGAAATATACTAGAGtttccattttgattttaGGCAGCAGTAGTGAATGATTTGAAATTCATTACCTCTTGCCGAATACCCCCGTGAGCAATCCTTGTTTTGTAGTGCTTAAATTCACCCAATAATAAATCAACATACCTAATAACATGAGGTATaccaattaatttttcaaccaCAGTGAAAGCACATGAATGCACATAGCTGATCATGCTCAGAAATACAGAAAATCAATAAGTTCAAGTTCAATGTGGAAAGACATATCTATCGAAAATTTAACTGAATTTGCAAAATCTTTACAATGTATTATAGCACTGCATTAGGAGATAGCTATAATGATTAACGAATTAAATCTGTCATCCAATTCCTTCTAATGCTTCAGTAATTAGTTTGATTGTTCCTTGAAAAAGTAACCAACTGCGTTATGCTGTGGTCATTCATATTCATTCTTAATCCTGTCTCACTTCTTCATTCAGAATGGTTCATCGTGTTatctccatatatataatgacCAGCTAGTGATCTTCAGATActgttaatatttataatatgcaacccaataaataattgtactgtttctttttcttgaatatttACAGGTGCACTCTTCAGGTTTGGCATTTGCTCTGTGGAGGTATTCACTTTGACATATAATATAGGATTAACACATTTATCATTCCTTTCATATGACTATTATATCAGTAGATAGTAATATATACTGTAAAAATCATAATCTCTTATTCTAACAAAGTAACTGATGTTCATGGATCCACAACGTAGAACGTTAAAGATATTGCTTGCGTTGAGAAAACTTACCCATTATGCTCCATTCCAAGCTCTTTCACCTCCCATTTAGAACTGGCAATACGATCAGCATACCTGCTCAAACCATCATCCAATAAATACCACTATTATATTGCTATGCAACACTAAAGCTGCTGCCATAACAGAGGAAACATATCCTACATGAGATAGACAATCGATGTTTTTAACATATAACAGCACTGCCAAAGATGAGATAGGTTTAAGAGTTAAGAGCAAAATATGCAGGACAGAAGAATGTTGCAGCACAACCAAAGCAAGccattactttttttcccttcaTAACAGCAATAATCACTCTTCCAGTGCAAACAATGCTGTAGTTAtaggatttaaaaaaataaatagatctTCTAAGACTTTTTTTGAACTAAAACCAGAATAAGAAACATAAGACAAAAAGATACACTATCTTGAGATGAGGAATGTGAGATCAGAGATATTTGATGTTTTATAAGATGTATTAGAAATTTCATTGACCAGCTTAGGGATATCTaacaaacaattaaaataaattagatgaCCACTTTAAAGTATAAGATCTGTCTTTTCTTTGTCTCACCCATTGATATGCAGTAGCGATTTTGCCGTTGTTCTATGAATGAGCTGAGTAAGATCAGGCACAGCATCAACCTGGAAAAGATGGGGCAGTCAGCCCACATCAAACAACACTGTTCTGGGCACGAAACTAAAAACTACAGAGGCTATGTATTATCGTGTTCTGAATGGTATAGTTTCATAATGATGATAGAAACAACTAGTGAAAGATACGAGTAAGCAAGAATGGAGAAACCAAACTATTgcattctgaaataaatacaCATATCAGTGGGTACCTAATGGAGTCGAATACTACCCCAAATAATTTTGCAAAACATACCATGTGAAAATAGAAGTCCTCCACTAGTGCTCCATATTTGCGTGGAAGCATCGACGGCAGATGCGTTTTGGATCTATGCAATAATTGAGCAACAAGAGATATAGTGTCAGCCCCAGCACATCTTTCCTGCAGCATTATGTCAATGCAATTACTCACATATTAGTCAAAAATACAACTCCAAAAAGTACTTTTACAGTAAAATCATGTGTCAAAGGGATCTTTTAGCATAGTAGTTTacagatcacaaaaatagTAATGTGGTCATAACCAAGTCATGCATGTGGAGGAATGTTTGTACAAGATTACTGTTGAGCAGACAAACAGGCCAGGAACCTTGCAAATCAACATATTGGTTTAACATCTCCTTTGAGCCTAGACCTTTAGTTGGGCAACATATGATTAAGCTTCGAGATTTAGTGCGGAAAGGAGAATAGGTGACGCATAAGAACATGCTTTATTTCACTACAATTTAATCTAAGAGACTTGTTGCCCTCCTAAAGTAGTAAAATAATCAATGGAAACATGACAGCACTCCATTGGCATTATACCTTCAGTCCGAAAGACGAATGATTCACGTGACTGGGAGGACTGGTAGGGGTAACATCCACATGTGTTAATGATGGATTTGAAGATGTTGATACTGGTTGATGTTTTATCCACTGGTCACACTCTTGTGAAATTCTTGCTATTGCAGTCTTTACCTTGTCTGAGGAAAATAACAGCAAATTTGTTCAGGAGAAGCCACCTATTGCAAACATGCCGAAAAACCTGTCCTGTTTGGAAGATAattgtaatataattttctatcaaatgcaaaagaagaaataaaaaacttaCGAGGAATAGAACCATTGGTGCGTTTAGCAATAGTTGGAGTATTATGCTCACAGAATGTCTCAAACACAAAGTAGAAAAAGATCTCAAACAATTGGCAAATTCCCTGtgaaacataataaaatacaattactAGAAAAGCCTAAGATAAGAACCAGGGCAAAAAACATTGAGGCATAGACATCACTATAAATATGTAAGTAAAAGGAGCATTTTGCTGATATAAGTAACTATCAGCAGAGGAGCCTACCTTATACAACTCAACATTGACAATCTCTAATTTCTGCATCAACCGTGCGTATTTGTCCATCGATCTGATTCAGCAAATAGAGCTTAATGTTTATATGGGAACCACAGCATTTTATACACATAATTGAAGAACTTAGATCTTTACCTCAGGACGCTAAGGGAGGATCCTGTTTGTGCCATCGAATCATCCTTGTTCCCACGTAACGAGCTATGCCTTGAATGACCGGGTTTGGTAATACGACTCGGAAGCTGACTATCTTCATCAATAAAATCTGCATGGAGAtcctcattttcttcttcaggGATAGTCCCATTAACATGGTTTGCGTCAAAGTCAAAGGAAGATTTAGTTTGCCTGGGTATCATATTAGTATTTTCTGATCCTTGTGTGGCCAAATCGTTGGACTGGAAGGAGTTGGAATGCTCCTCAGAACTGCCACTCACTTTTGGCAAAAACAGCTTGCCATTTTCAAGCCAATATGAAAATCCACCCTTCTTTGACCCACTAGCTACTCCAACTGTTTTACTGTCATGTAGCAATTTTGCACGGGGAGAACAGACAGATGAAACAAGGAGAGCTGCTCCATCACCAACTAATCCTGGAAAACTAACTACTTGGACTGTGTCTGGTGGCAAAATCTGCCAAGTTTCCCTCTCCAGGACCATCTTTAAGGCCTGGAAAGCAAATAATGATCCTAAGTCTCAAGTTTCCATCCTACATTTCCtttctatttcaaaatacACATGGTAAAAGTTTATCAGCTTACTTCAACGCTATATTTTTCACATTCATATCAAATTAGCATGAATTCAGTTTTGACCTTTCTATTTCTATTCGAAAAGGCAATCCTGTATGTTTGCAACTATCACATGTTTGCGCTGATGGTGAATATAGATTTTGCATGAATGCTTCTAACCAAACACGTTTTAGTCATAATTGTGACAAGATGAAAGATTCAAAAAATCATTGAAGCATGACAAACAGTACGGTATTCCTGCGGATATGCTCTCACTCGTAGAGTTGGACTTACGTAAATACTCTGACGATGGAATGCAACAAAATAGCCTTCGCAAATGGATTTAACCTTCTGGCGAAACTCAATAGCCTCAGTCCCACAAAAAGCTTCCCCAGCCAAAATGAATATACTTAGATCTTCATAGTTTCTTAAGAATTGATGAATGCTAGTAGAAGAAGCTGCTGAAGATGAAAGCAAAACTGATATACGGCTTGTGATAAGCTGCCAGAGGTTCCTACATCCTCTTTGTAAGGCAAGTGAAACACACGTCACAGCATCTTTTCGCAGAAAGAACCATGGGGACCCGCTACTTGATGCTTCACTTCCATCATCTCTTCCCCCGTCAGTTGGATGATCGTT harbors:
- the LOC125224351 gene encoding syndetin-like, which codes for MHILVFMNILSKCLPSHSQAFQVLPEYLQLLDSLSDLWAVQEMSLYVEVWLGKTLQKLDSLLLEVCQDFKEDGYLTVIDAYALIGDVPGLAEKIQSFFMQEVLSESHSALKTILQEDVENPNPQITRLTYSDLCTQIPESKFRQCLQATLAVLFKLMCSYYIIINFKLEDKVSSCHNPSGDEHGMLSGVSESTAQKVSSTFLAEEGSVTASTERGSRLSSVEVSSASVTDTEGTHGPILNDHPTDGGRDDGSEASSSGSPWFFLRKDAVTCVSLALQRGCRNLWQLITSRISVLLSSSAASSTSIHQFLRNYEDLSIFILAGEAFCGTEAIEFRQKVKSICEGYFVAFHRQSIYALKMVLERETWQILPPDTVQVVSFPGLVGDGAALLVSSVCSPRAKLLHDSKTVGVASGSKKGGFSYWLENGKLFLPKVSGSSEEHSNSFQSNDLATQGSENTNMIPRQTKSSFDFDANHVNGTIPEEENEDLHADFIDEDSQLPSRITKPGHSRHSSLRGNKDDSMAQTGSSLSVLRSMDKYARLMQKLEIVNVELYKGICQLFEIFFYFVFETFCEHNTPTIAKRTNGSIPHKVKTAIARISQECDQWIKHQPVSTSSNPSLTHVDVTPTSPPSHVNHSSFGLKERCAGADTISLVAQLLHRSKTHLPSMLPRKYGALVEDFYFHMVDAVPDLTQLIHRTTAKSLLHINGYADRIASSKWEVKELGMEHNGYVDLLLGEFKHYKTRIAHGGIRQEVQDLLLEYGVENVAETLIEGLSRVKRCTDEGRALMSLDLQVLINGLKHFVSIDVQPKLQIVETFIKAYYLPETEYVHWSRAHPEYSKSQIVGLINLVATMKGWKRKTRLEIIEKIE